From one Acidobacteriota bacterium genomic stretch:
- a CDS encoding dihydrodipicolinate synthase family protein, which yields MDIQGIIPALVTPVNDAGAFQQKPFEQLLDRVYSAGVNGVYVCGQTGEGFQLSLSDRRAATEVAVKNTPKHAQVIVHVGAPTTADTVALARHAASSGAHMVSSLPPAGNYSFEEIRSYYEAIARASDLPLLVYYFPSIAPAIRTTEQVLELCAIPNVIGLKFTDSDFFRMWAIRQTGAVVFNGSDEMLISGLVMGANGGIGSTYNLIPGSYVELFNHTSNGRWEEARKVQQQINEFLQVILKYPVNPVIKQILAWTGIDCGSCILPRRELTAAEQAELMKRALETELGQMLLATTVRS from the coding sequence ATGGATATTCAAGGCATCATTCCCGCGCTCGTAACTCCCGTCAATGACGCCGGGGCGTTTCAACAAAAGCCATTCGAACAATTGCTGGATCGCGTCTACAGCGCCGGAGTGAACGGCGTGTACGTGTGCGGACAGACCGGCGAAGGCTTTCAGCTATCGCTCAGCGACCGCCGCGCAGCGACCGAGGTTGCTGTAAAGAACACTCCAAAGCACGCGCAGGTCATCGTTCACGTCGGCGCGCCGACCACGGCGGACACAGTCGCGCTCGCACGCCATGCGGCCAGCAGCGGAGCCCACATGGTGAGCAGCCTGCCGCCTGCCGGAAACTACTCGTTTGAAGAGATCCGCAGCTACTACGAGGCGATTGCGCGGGCATCCGACCTTCCTCTCCTCGTCTACTACTTTCCTTCCATCGCACCGGCGATTCGAACGACGGAACAGGTCCTGGAGCTATGCGCCATTCCGAATGTCATTGGCCTCAAGTTCACGGACTCCGATTTCTTTCGTATGTGGGCCATCCGCCAGACCGGTGCTGTCGTCTTCAATGGCAGCGACGAGATGCTGATCTCCGGCCTGGTGATGGGAGCGAACGGCGGGATCGGGAGCACGTATAACCTGATACCGGGCAGCTACGTTGAGCTCTTCAACCACACTTCCAATGGCCGGTGGGAAGAAGCGCGAAAGGTCCAGCAGCAGATCAACGAGTTTCTACAGGTCATTTTGAAGTATCCCGTCAATCCCGTCATCAAACAGATCCTTGCGTGGACAGGAATCGACTGCGGAAGCTGCATTCTCCCGCGCCGCGAACTGACGGCTGCGGAGCAAGCAGAGTTGATGAAACGCGCACTGGAGACAGAGCTCGGGCAAATGCTTCTTGCAACAACCGTGAGGTCATGA
- a CDS encoding TonB-dependent receptor, with translation MATKRRFERGRCMVLLMVFCMALAMDVLPVRAQLTSASVNGTVRDASEAALPGAKVVLRSTTTNASRTATTNSSGSYAFVDIDPGSYMIEVSMTGFSTVRQSAVTLAVNQTATFNFRMNVGAVTEQVTVSADQAQLETTVSNLGTVFNPQAVNELPLNGRNFTQLLTLTPGASPVNTSQNSGSGTQSIFVGSLNFPSVNGQWNRSNLYLMDGTNDQMAFYSQYAVPPIVDAIQEFKMQSHNDQAQFGGVMGGIVNVATKYGTNAFHGTVWDFIRNDGLDASNPLLAKKSELRQYVYGATIGGPVRLPLYNGKDRTFFFGAYEGTNRTAGTATFYNVPTPAELNGDFSAVSNKLYDPFTTAPDPAHPGQYLRTAFANNNIASRLDPNMVKLAKDLFPTPIATTNAGTNGVDTTPNVINQNNYSLRLDHHFNQSNQIWGRLSQIHGTQKGSGGYVTLSQGQTSDAQNWAANYVHIFGASATLQLQTGHVWQRYKSVTDLVNVPDSIYSDSGFNQNFLCNYIGTLPCQIPNIGISGYLSGGQAFTDNTGSDIYEYKGNYTKLWGHHTIDAGASFSYYFNRVQQANSTLTLTASQTSNLETSSGGDAMASFLIGVPSATVRRNLIKNLQGGWSNGFYFEDQWRVTPKLTVNWGLRYDFVILQTLGDSPTLSNYTGAYDLRTGKYLLSKTAGKTPACTSTSVAPCIPGGSLPANVVVASSDKLINDQHDNIQPRIGLAYQAGFGTVIHVSYARVFDTWSSLSQAVQNEGSLWPSVGQLQSGNVNTTTVTVTSENPLNQASQQPKANPFSQVAFFVAPYIKNPYSDQWLVGFQKQLDSTTILTMNYVGSKTLRLPCCDYFNTAVTPGPGTVASRSPYSYIAPTHYQQSNGASNYNALQVQLMRQQSNSLAYTLNYTWSKTIDVACDGAFGAEGCFVRNPYNPALDRSVAGFDVPQMFTGIVQYRLPFGKGQRFTANNRPVDAIVGGWQMNAVGTLLSGTPFTVTSTATSIANTGNNYQGVDLVGDPNQISHRSASQWFNTTAFAPAASFTFGNAPRNLLRSQGYANMDFSLFRDFAIKDMKIQLRGEAFNVLNHPVLGVPQAVQNTTITFGKVQSMRSTERQLQLAAKFYF, from the coding sequence ATGGCAACGAAGAGGCGGTTCGAGAGAGGCCGTTGCATGGTGCTGTTGATGGTGTTTTGCATGGCCTTGGCGATGGACGTATTGCCTGTGAGAGCCCAGTTGACATCGGCCTCCGTGAACGGAACAGTACGGGATGCTTCAGAAGCGGCATTGCCGGGAGCGAAGGTTGTGCTGCGCTCGACGACGACGAATGCTTCACGCACAGCCACAACGAACTCGTCGGGCAGCTACGCGTTTGTCGACATCGATCCGGGCAGCTACATGATCGAGGTCTCGATGACGGGATTTTCGACGGTGCGCCAGAGTGCGGTGACGCTAGCGGTGAACCAGACAGCAACCTTCAATTTCCGCATGAATGTGGGCGCGGTCACAGAACAGGTGACGGTTTCGGCGGACCAGGCGCAACTGGAAACGACAGTCTCGAACCTTGGGACGGTGTTCAATCCGCAGGCTGTGAATGAGTTGCCGTTGAATGGACGAAACTTTACGCAATTGCTGACGCTGACGCCGGGAGCAAGTCCGGTGAATACGTCGCAGAACTCAGGTTCCGGCACGCAGTCGATCTTTGTGGGGTCATTGAACTTCCCTTCGGTGAACGGACAGTGGAACCGGAGCAACCTGTATCTGATGGACGGAACGAACGACCAGATGGCGTTTTATAGCCAGTACGCTGTACCCCCGATTGTGGATGCGATTCAAGAGTTCAAGATGCAGTCGCACAACGATCAGGCGCAGTTTGGGGGTGTAATGGGGGGAATTGTGAATGTTGCGACCAAGTATGGCACCAATGCTTTCCATGGCACGGTGTGGGACTTCATTCGCAACGATGGGCTAGATGCGAGCAACCCGTTGCTGGCGAAGAAATCGGAACTGCGCCAGTACGTATATGGGGCCACCATTGGCGGACCGGTACGGCTTCCCTTGTATAACGGTAAGGACCGCACGTTTTTCTTCGGGGCCTATGAAGGAACGAACCGTACAGCAGGTACGGCGACGTTTTACAACGTGCCGACTCCGGCAGAGTTGAATGGGGATTTTAGCGCGGTTTCCAATAAGCTTTACGATCCGTTTACGACAGCGCCGGATCCGGCCCATCCGGGGCAGTATCTACGTACGGCATTTGCCAATAACAACATTGCGAGCAGGTTGGATCCGAATATGGTCAAGTTGGCGAAGGACCTCTTTCCAACGCCGATTGCAACCACCAACGCGGGCACGAATGGGGTCGATACGACGCCGAATGTGATCAACCAGAACAACTACAGCCTGAGGCTTGATCACCACTTCAACCAATCGAACCAGATATGGGGGCGTTTGAGCCAGATCCATGGAACGCAGAAGGGCAGCGGAGGTTATGTGACGCTGTCGCAGGGACAGACCAGCGATGCCCAGAACTGGGCGGCAAACTATGTGCATATCTTTGGCGCTTCTGCCACGTTGCAACTGCAGACAGGTCATGTGTGGCAAAGGTATAAGTCCGTCACCGATCTGGTGAACGTACCCGATTCGATTTATTCGGATAGCGGGTTCAACCAGAATTTCCTGTGCAACTATATCGGCACGCTTCCATGCCAGATCCCGAATATAGGGATATCCGGTTATTTGAGTGGAGGGCAGGCATTCACGGACAATACGGGAAGCGACATTTACGAATACAAGGGCAATTACACAAAGCTGTGGGGGCATCACACGATCGATGCGGGCGCAAGCTTCTCCTATTACTTCAATCGTGTGCAGCAGGCGAACAGCACGCTTACGCTGACGGCCTCGCAGACTTCGAACCTGGAGACCTCGTCGGGCGGCGATGCGATGGCCTCGTTTCTGATTGGGGTGCCGAGCGCGACGGTGAGACGAAACCTGATCAAGAACCTGCAAGGCGGATGGAGCAATGGCTTTTACTTTGAGGACCAGTGGAGGGTTACACCGAAGCTGACGGTCAACTGGGGTTTGCGTTATGACTTTGTGATTCTACAGACGCTGGGTGACAGTCCGACGCTCTCAAACTATACGGGCGCTTACGATCTTCGTACGGGCAAGTACCTTTTGAGCAAGACGGCAGGGAAGACGCCGGCCTGCACGAGTACGAGCGTGGCGCCGTGCATACCTGGAGGTTCGTTACCCGCAAACGTCGTCGTGGCGTCGAGTGACAAGCTCATCAACGACCAGCATGACAATATCCAACCGCGCATTGGGCTGGCCTACCAGGCGGGATTTGGAACGGTGATTCACGTCTCGTACGCGCGTGTGTTTGATACGTGGTCTTCGTTATCGCAGGCGGTGCAGAATGAGGGATCGCTGTGGCCTTCGGTGGGCCAGTTGCAGTCGGGCAATGTGAATACAACGACGGTGACGGTGACATCGGAGAATCCGCTGAACCAGGCAAGCCAGCAACCGAAGGCGAACCCGTTCAGCCAGGTGGCGTTCTTTGTGGCGCCATACATCAAGAACCCATACTCAGACCAATGGCTTGTGGGCTTCCAGAAACAACTGGACAGCACCACGATTCTGACGATGAACTATGTGGGATCGAAGACGCTGCGGCTGCCGTGCTGCGATTATTTCAACACTGCCGTGACGCCGGGACCGGGAACGGTAGCAAGCAGGTCCCCTTATTCGTATATCGCCCCGACGCACTATCAACAGAGCAATGGAGCAAGCAACTACAACGCGCTGCAGGTTCAGTTGATGCGGCAACAGAGCAACAGCCTCGCCTACACGCTCAACTACACATGGTCGAAGACGATTGATGTGGCTTGCGACGGCGCGTTTGGCGCGGAAGGCTGCTTTGTTCGCAATCCATATAATCCGGCGCTGGATCGCAGCGTAGCGGGCTTCGATGTGCCGCAGATGTTTACAGGGATTGTTCAATACAGACTTCCGTTCGGCAAGGGGCAGAGGTTTACCGCCAACAACCGGCCGGTGGATGCGATCGTAGGAGGGTGGCAGATGAATGCAGTGGGGACGCTGCTCTCGGGGACTCCATTTACGGTTACGAGTACGGCAACGAGCATTGCCAATACGGGCAATAACTATCAGGGCGTCGACCTGGTTGGAGATCCAAATCAGATCAGCCATCGCAGTGCGTCGCAGTGGTTCAACACGACTGCGTTTGCTCCTGCGGCGTCGTTTACCTTCGGGAATGCTCCACGCAATCTGCTGCGGTCGCAGGGATATGCAAATATGGATTTCTCGTTGTTCCGCGACTTTGCGATCAAGGATATGAAGATTCAGCTCCGCGGCGAGGCCTTCAATGTGCTGAACCATCCGGTGCTGGGTGTTCCGCAGGCGGTGCAGAATACGACGATTACGTTTGGCAAGGTGCAGAGTATGCGCAGCACGGAGCGGCAGCTTCAACTGGCGGCGAAGTTCTATTTCTAG
- a CDS encoding alpha-L-fucosidase, with product MLSAPMAWSASGKVPPHLRDYSGLYQNDPRAASLQWFKKAKFGLFMHYGLYSQLGRGEWVMLREKIPLTQYELLQKSFNPSKFNADEITDCAIAAGMKYVNLTSKHHEGFCLFRTAQTNYSSVASPAKRDLVGELAEACHSKGLGLFLYYSAGADWHHPYFCDPSAGWEFFRPGYAERPAQYKWRKDSDTSIYIDYVRRQLRELLTQYGPIAGIWFDPVMGYYARPDLFPMDEIYQEIRSLQPACLVSFKQGATGGEDFAAPERQAAKIGVHDSVLLERRKMGAETAKHAWMSNRLKPMEICDTFQEGKWGYNKSEDGKHRGRKEVLAMLAAAREKNANLLLNTGPLPDGSLPEEDRETLRSLRSI from the coding sequence ATGTTGTCGGCCCCGATGGCCTGGAGTGCATCGGGGAAGGTGCCTCCTCACCTTCGAGACTATAGCGGGCTCTATCAGAATGATCCGCGGGCTGCATCTTTGCAGTGGTTCAAGAAAGCGAAGTTTGGGCTGTTCATGCACTACGGGCTGTACAGCCAGCTTGGGCGCGGCGAATGGGTGATGCTGCGGGAGAAGATTCCTCTGACGCAATACGAGCTCTTGCAGAAGAGCTTCAATCCATCGAAGTTCAACGCGGACGAGATCACAGACTGCGCAATAGCTGCGGGGATGAAGTACGTAAATCTGACCTCGAAGCACCATGAGGGCTTTTGCCTGTTTCGCACGGCGCAGACGAACTACTCGAGCGTGGCTTCGCCGGCGAAGAGGGATCTGGTTGGGGAGCTTGCCGAGGCGTGTCACAGCAAGGGGCTTGGGCTCTTTCTGTATTACTCAGCAGGAGCGGACTGGCACCATCCTTACTTCTGCGATCCGAGCGCGGGATGGGAGTTCTTTCGTCCCGGGTATGCGGAGAGGCCTGCTCAGTACAAGTGGAGGAAGGATTCCGATACCTCGATCTACATCGACTATGTGCGCAGGCAATTGCGAGAACTACTGACGCAGTATGGGCCGATCGCCGGTATCTGGTTTGATCCGGTAATGGGATATTACGCGCGGCCCGATTTGTTTCCGATGGATGAGATCTATCAGGAGATACGAAGCCTCCAGCCTGCGTGCCTGGTCTCCTTTAAGCAGGGCGCGACGGGTGGGGAGGACTTTGCCGCACCGGAGCGGCAGGCAGCAAAAATCGGAGTGCATGACAGTGTGTTGCTGGAAAGGCGGAAGATGGGGGCCGAAACCGCGAAGCATGCGTGGATGAGCAATCGCCTGAAGCCGATGGAGATCTGCGATACGTTTCAGGAAGGGAAGTGGGGATATAACAAGAGCGAGGACGGGAAGCATCGCGGCAGGAAAGAAGTGCTTGCGATGCTCGCAGCTGCGAGAGAGAAGAACGCGAACCTGCTGCTGAATACAGGTCCGCTGCCGGATGGCTCTCTGCCAGAAGAGGATCGCGAGACTCTGCGATCGCTACGGAGCATATGA
- a CDS encoding sulfatase-like hydrolase/transferase codes for MGTGIATAGNASTLGALQDSSARAGGRPNFLFVICDDLAFRTIGSLNNHEVHTPNLDRLSASGCTFTHCFHQGSWSAAVCVPSRTMLNSGLGAFRAQAGLDDVPTWGQTLGNAGYDTYICGKWHLDPTVLQRSFKEMGPIGPGMFESTPISGAAYNRPSPGNTWEPWDETQKGHWVHTSLWRNEKLDRIEHADVLYTDYFVDHLLNKAAKRDAPFFMYLGLNSPHDPRQSFKEDLALYPQDKIEIPPNFLPEHPFDQGDSRIRDEVLAPFPRTKEAVQLHRREYYALITLLDAQVGRVLDALQRSGKASNTYVIFTADHGLAVGEHGLMGKQNLYDCSVRMPLLIAGPGVTPGSRVDELVYQHSMYATTCELAKAPVPDAVQFPSLVSLLHGSNRAVHEAIFCYYRDFQRMVRTKKYKFIVYPKIQRVQLFDVESDPWEMHDLSNDSAHASTKQEMSQLLVRMQKDLDDPMLRGKSTAGAEG; via the coding sequence ATGGGTACGGGGATTGCTACGGCAGGGAATGCATCAACGCTGGGCGCGCTGCAGGACTCTTCGGCCCGTGCGGGGGGCCGGCCGAATTTCCTCTTCGTTATCTGCGACGATCTGGCCTTTCGGACAATTGGATCATTGAACAATCACGAGGTCCATACCCCGAATCTCGACCGGCTTTCCGCGTCGGGGTGTACGTTCACGCACTGCTTTCATCAGGGATCGTGGAGCGCGGCGGTTTGCGTGCCGAGTCGCACGATGCTGAACAGCGGCCTGGGTGCCTTTCGGGCGCAAGCGGGACTCGACGATGTGCCCACGTGGGGGCAGACACTGGGCAACGCAGGGTATGACACGTACATCTGCGGCAAGTGGCATCTCGACCCCACAGTGCTGCAGCGGAGCTTCAAAGAGATGGGGCCGATAGGGCCGGGAATGTTTGAGTCAACACCGATAAGTGGTGCTGCCTATAATCGTCCGAGCCCAGGCAATACGTGGGAGCCGTGGGATGAAACGCAGAAGGGACACTGGGTCCACACGAGTTTGTGGCGTAACGAGAAGTTGGACCGGATCGAACACGCCGATGTGCTTTATACGGATTACTTTGTCGATCATCTGCTGAACAAGGCTGCGAAGCGTGATGCTCCCTTCTTTATGTACCTCGGACTCAATTCTCCTCATGATCCGCGGCAATCCTTCAAGGAAGATCTTGCGCTGTATCCGCAGGACAAGATCGAGATTCCACCGAATTTTCTGCCTGAGCATCCATTCGACCAGGGTGACAGCAGGATTCGCGATGAGGTGCTTGCGCCATTTCCGCGCACGAAAGAGGCGGTGCAACTGCATCGGCGAGAGTACTACGCACTGATTACATTGCTGGATGCGCAGGTCGGCAGAGTTCTGGATGCGCTGCAGCGCTCAGGAAAAGCGTCGAATACGTATGTGATTTTTACTGCCGACCATGGGCTTGCTGTTGGGGAGCATGGGTTGATGGGCAAGCAGAACCTATATGACTGTAGTGTGCGGATGCCGCTGTTAATCGCGGGGCCGGGAGTTACGCCCGGAAGCCGTGTCGATGAACTGGTGTATCAGCACAGCATGTATGCGACGACGTGCGAGCTGGCGAAGGCGCCAGTGCCGGATGCAGTGCAATTCCCGAGCCTCGTTTCACTGTTGCATGGCAGCAACCGAGCTGTTCACGAGGCGATCTTCTGCTATTACAGGGATTTTCAGCGGATGGTTCGTACAAAGAAATACAAGTTCATCGTGTATCCGAAGATCCAGCGTGTACAGCTCTTCGATGTGGAGAGCGACCCGTGGGAGATGCATGACCTCTCGAATGACTCCGCGCACGCTTCGACGAAACAGGAGATGAGCCAGTTGTTGGTCAGGATGCAGAAGGATCTCGACGATCCTATGCTGCGCGGAAAAAGCACGGCAGGCGCAGAGGGCTGA
- a CDS encoding sulfatase-like hydrolase/transferase, producing the protein MTQSRREFLKTAMNAGMGAGLASFADAAEGVTPARQGRATSEAETRKPNILLLLPDQWRFDWMSTNRELEISTPNLDRLRCMGTSFPSAFVASPLCAPSRACLASGMEYDRAMTPNNDCDYPYAALPTFYSSLRASGYHVLGCGKFDLNKGADWWGLDGKWRLNALGFSDGINNAGKIDQLIGYELNNNHPADPYLSFLDQRRLLEEHLDDLKKRIKGHYAATYPTPLPEEAYCDNWLAGNGLKLLDEAPKDKPWFLQVNWTGPHNPVDITARMETGARGLKMPKVNGTNEYDAATNQRIRQNYTAMCSNIDRMIGQYLDKLSSMGQLENTVVIFSSDHGDMLGDQGLWGKIVPYQPSACVPLIAVGPGIRKGTSSHALVSIMDFAATFLDYAGLKPSATMDSRSLRPLFEGKTETHREVVYSGLGGWRMVCDGRYKAITGYDVKSRHTKPTWTIYSREVKGTPPAVFDLEQDPSEHVDLYAKMPMRAKSLLQLLEERRTAAV; encoded by the coding sequence ATGACGCAGTCGCGACGCGAGTTTTTGAAAACTGCGATGAACGCAGGTATGGGAGCTGGCCTGGCATCGTTTGCCGATGCTGCCGAGGGGGTAACGCCTGCGCGTCAAGGTCGGGCGACGTCCGAGGCGGAGACGCGAAAGCCGAATATCCTTCTTCTGCTGCCGGACCAATGGCGGTTCGATTGGATGAGCACGAACCGCGAATTGGAGATCAGTACGCCGAATCTCGACCGGCTGCGCTGTATGGGCACATCGTTTCCCAGCGCCTTCGTGGCATCGCCGTTGTGTGCTCCTTCGAGAGCGTGCCTGGCATCAGGTATGGAATACGACAGGGCAATGACACCGAATAACGATTGCGACTATCCGTATGCGGCGCTGCCGACGTTTTACTCGTCGCTGAGGGCGAGCGGATACCACGTGCTTGGTTGCGGTAAATTCGATCTGAACAAGGGCGCGGACTGGTGGGGGCTTGACGGAAAATGGCGCTTGAATGCGCTCGGTTTCTCCGACGGGATTAACAATGCAGGCAAGATCGATCAGTTGATTGGCTATGAGTTGAACAACAACCATCCTGCTGACCCTTATCTCAGCTTTCTCGATCAAAGACGATTGCTTGAGGAACATCTCGACGATTTGAAAAAGAGGATCAAGGGGCACTATGCGGCTACTTATCCGACCCCGCTGCCGGAGGAGGCATACTGCGATAACTGGCTTGCGGGGAATGGACTGAAGCTTCTGGACGAAGCGCCGAAGGATAAGCCCTGGTTTCTACAGGTGAACTGGACGGGACCGCATAATCCGGTGGACATAACGGCGCGGATGGAGACGGGAGCGCGCGGACTAAAAATGCCCAAGGTGAATGGAACGAATGAGTATGATGCCGCAACGAACCAGCGTATCCGGCAGAACTATACGGCGATGTGCAGCAATATTGACCGAATGATCGGGCAGTATCTCGACAAGCTTTCGAGTATGGGGCAGCTTGAGAACACGGTAGTGATCTTCAGCAGCGACCATGGAGACATGCTTGGCGATCAGGGATTGTGGGGGAAGATCGTTCCATACCAGCCTTCGGCTTGTGTGCCGCTGATTGCCGTGGGGCCGGGGATCCGCAAGGGGACAAGTAGCCATGCGTTGGTCAGTATCATGGACTTTGCTGCCACCTTCCTGGATTATGCAGGGCTGAAACCTTCAGCAACGATGGACAGCCGCTCGCTGCGGCCTCTGTTTGAAGGGAAAACGGAGACCCACCGCGAGGTGGTCTACTCGGGGCTGGGGGGATGGAGGATGGTCTGTGACGGCCGATACAAAGCGATTACAGGTTATGACGTGAAGTCGCGACATACGAAGCCAACCTGGACGATTTATTCGCGGGAGGTGAAAGGAACTCCGCCTGCCGTGTTTGATCTTGAGCAGGACCCATCGGAACATGTCGATTTGTATGCCAAAATGCCGATGCGGGCAAAAAGTCTTTTGCAGCTACTCGAAGAACGAAGGACAGCCGCGGTATAG
- a CDS encoding Crp/Fnr family transcriptional regulator: protein MERIAALRRTTLFSEVNLEGIARLAQRATEMQFQPGEMLFFSGDAAKGLFAVVSGKVRVFRHNTEGREQVMHVDTAGATIGEVPVFDNGPYPASAIAEEATEVLFINKLDIHAFCLEYPAFALKALTLMAGRVRRHAQLVEALSFHEVGQRLALLLLNEARSAGVDARGHSTFKLALSNHEIAIRIGSVRDVVSRALARLQHDGMVTIKRRSVTIKNFHALNLYSENRYKQRIANGDRLQQTGNDETP from the coding sequence ATGGAAAGGATCGCTGCGTTACGCCGCACTACCCTATTCAGTGAAGTCAATCTCGAAGGGATTGCCAGGCTTGCGCAGCGAGCCACGGAAATGCAATTTCAACCCGGGGAGATGCTGTTCTTTTCCGGTGATGCGGCAAAGGGGCTGTTCGCAGTTGTAAGCGGTAAAGTGCGCGTCTTCCGGCACAATACCGAAGGCCGCGAACAAGTCATGCACGTGGATACCGCCGGCGCAACCATTGGCGAGGTCCCTGTGTTCGATAATGGGCCATACCCAGCTTCTGCGATCGCCGAAGAGGCTACCGAAGTCCTCTTTATCAACAAGCTGGACATTCATGCTTTCTGTCTGGAATACCCGGCCTTCGCACTTAAGGCGCTGACGCTGATGGCAGGACGAGTGAGGCGGCACGCTCAGCTGGTAGAGGCATTGTCCTTCCACGAGGTTGGTCAACGGCTTGCCTTGCTCCTGCTGAATGAAGCGAGGAGCGCTGGGGTCGATGCACGCGGTCATTCAACATTTAAGCTAGCCCTCTCCAATCATGAGATCGCGATCCGTATCGGCTCCGTGCGGGATGTCGTCTCTCGCGCACTGGCGCGTCTCCAGCACGACGGGATGGTCACGATCAAGCGACGTTCTGTAACGATCAAAAATTTCCATGCTCTGAATCTCTACTCGGAAAATCGTTATAAGCAACGAATTGCAAACGGGGATAGGCTGCAACAAACGGGCAATGACGAAACACCCTGA
- a CDS encoding DUF2249 domain-containing protein, whose amino-acid sequence MRSGEVIGIDAGVKHRVEAHEDSALLVLATGETRREPVALDDEIDIRAVPRPQRHPLIFAKFDSLAVGGSFRLLNDHDPVPLSQQFESFRRGQAAWEYLERGPNNFRIRITKISSQNTPDTLLASARSPA is encoded by the coding sequence ATGCGTTCTGGAGAAGTGATCGGCATCGATGCCGGGGTCAAGCATCGTGTTGAAGCGCACGAAGATTCGGCACTTCTGGTGCTCGCGACGGGAGAAACAAGAAGAGAGCCTGTTGCCCTGGACGATGAGATCGACATCCGCGCGGTGCCGCGCCCGCAACGCCACCCACTCATCTTTGCGAAGTTCGATTCTTTGGCCGTGGGCGGTTCGTTCCGGTTGCTCAACGACCACGATCCCGTGCCCTTAAGTCAGCAGTTCGAGAGTTTCCGGCGTGGGCAAGCAGCGTGGGAATATCTTGAGCGCGGCCCCAATAATTTTCGTATAAGAATTACGAAGATATCTTCTCAGAATACGCCGGACACCTTGCTTGCAAGCGCCCGATCGCCAGCTTGA